In the Populus trichocarpa isolate Nisqually-1 chromosome 8, P.trichocarpa_v4.1, whole genome shotgun sequence genome, CTCCTAACTCCTAACACAATTAGCTGCATAATAGAAAGTTGTGTTGCTTGTCAGACTCGGTCCGGAGCCTGACTGGTTAATGAATTGCATCACTAAGTTGTCggagtcaattttaaaattgcattttattattttttttctgaaagatAAAACGACTTTGTTTAagataaaaagttgaaaaaacttAATCCTGAGGATGATAAtgattacattttaaatttaatttttaaaaataattagtttgatttttacAAACTTTAAAGTCGttaaaaatttacatgattgttaattttaaaatctgttGAATTAGTCGAGATGAATGTAAATTggttcaaatatttatataaataaaaaaaattaaaaaaacttaaaaaattaacaaaaatccaTGAAAATAACTAGTTAGGTTTTACTCAGTTTTAGTTTAatcaattatattattgattgatttgttaagtcattaaaatttgattggattaatatacaaattagattaatttttttaatctaaaatttgattttttttttattaaagcagCTTTAATAATGATGTAATGAATGTGAAATGTTTATATAATTTCTCTGAAAATGTAATACAGATTTTCATATTGTTTCTCACATGATCACCCTAACTTTTGGTGCACACTTCTGGTAGAGGTAATTGCActcattattaaaattttcatcatGGATTCCCAAAAACACCAATTCATTTCAAAGCCTAAGCCAAAACTCAAGTACAATGATAAgtactaaaaatttaaataacttagAAACAGGAttcttaaattgaataattattattcaataaatcttaataatattattcattatttagAGTCAAATGATTGATAacttgtatttgattttttataagttaaGATAACTTATGATTGATACTTGTAAAAGATTCAATTTGATGAAGACGTGTCAAGCCCAACCTCGAGTTCATGGCAGTGTGCTAAGCCTAGTCACGCAGGAGTTTAAATCACTTGTGgctcataatttttttgctagataaaataaatgaaatataaatcataatacaattcaaaatatcaCAATGAGAAAGTTGCCATCcagtttttttctctataaaaaaacaaaactcatgagttataaataaatcataagaccttcaaaataaagattcataatcttttttttagagagagaaaatacaataatattctaaagatgaatactttgaaaatatatatgcattaaAGATTATTTAGACGAATTGAATCACTTATTATCTAACCCAAAAATCCTATTCCTAggatatttaaatttttgggACTTCATGAAATACAATGCCCCGAAGTCCTGCACTCTAATAGACCGCAAACTCATCGTCTCATCCGCAATTTATCATGTACAAAAATATACTGCAGCTTTTACGATAGCCTAGCACAGGgcacaaataagaaaatatatgcaGCATTCATGAACGAACTTTAATGCTGACTCTTCAGCAATGTCCTCAGACCAAGAGATTGAAATTCCCCCCCTTTTCATATTCAATTGGCTCAAATGGAAAATTACATAAGCTTCCTTTACCATTGGTATGGAGTAGAACATTTACAGCAGCTTTCGTTGCCGTTTTCTCTAGAATTTATATGTGCCAAGCAGATTCGAATAGTGCTAAAATTGGATCTTCCTTGCTGATGCTTGTCAGCTTTTTATTTGCCGGCAAACTGATTAGATTACCTTCGATGACTGCAGTATTATCCCCTCCTTCTCCAGTTGCTTCCTTGCTAGCCCTCGCTTCTTCTGTCTCCTCCTCAGCAATACATTCTTTCGGTTTCATGCTCTCATTTGTCTCACCTTTAGTGCTAGTTTCTTCACCGCTAACAGTGGATTGGATCATCTGCTCTGTGCTACTAGTTTCTTCACTGCTAATTACAGTGGATTGGATCATCTGCTTTGTGCTCTCCTCTGAGTTCTGTATGCTTTCTCCTGTCCCCTTCTCTAGTGCATCCTTATTTGTGGATTTCACAACTTTTTCCAGTGCATCCTTGTATGTGCATCTCACAACTTTCGGACTACCTGTCTGAGATTCCGATCCTGATGTTGCAGATATGGGACAGAAACATACCTTTGTTTCATTTCCATCGTGATTTGGGAACTCTATTGCGTTACTATCTTCTTCTTGAACAATTGTCTGTTCAATACTGTTGTTGTTACAGTTTATATCGACCAcgatctccttttcttttgtagtTTCTGATCCCCAATGAGTCAGGATAGATAACCAAAAGTTCAGCCAACAGATAGCACATGACAGCGCCCAATCTAGAAATGGAATTTGGTGGATTAATATGGGAAACTTGTTAACAGCAGAATCAAATTTTGCTGGAAGGGTTTCTACAATTTGGACGAGCTTGTCAACCTTGTTGAACACATATCTTGATGGTGGGAAAATACCCTCAGCCTTTCTTTCAAGGGCTAATATTATATGATCGTCCACAAAAGAGAGGATTGCCAGGAAGAGACACTCATACCGCAGGACACATTCAAGAAGGGAAGCAAACGAAGCTAACCTGATCAACTTCTTTGTCACTAAACCTAACGGTCCATTAATTTCTTTGGCTTCTCTGTAAGCTTTTCGAGTGATTTCCATGAAAGAAACTCCACATGCATGCAACGGACGACGCCTACCACTCATTCTGCAGGTTCCTGCTGTTGATTCCTGATAAATTCAACCCAAACATGTCAAAAGGTCTGGTTTCTTAATTTCAGCAATGCCATTAGATCCAGCTAGATTTTAATAATCCAGATAAACATTTTTTGTAGGAAATATATTTCCCTTGATAGTTTCAAGAATTAGAGTTGAAAAAACCCATCAGGTACCTCCATTTTTGCAGGGAATGATAGAGAACAACAGAAACCATCTAGTTAATAATATCATCAAATTGTAGTATCCAGTTTATCACCCAGAAAAGCTTAATGCATGCATGGCTAATTATTTCTACAATCCTTATGCAAACAAGGATGAAATCACAATTGAAATTAACACTAATTAATTTACCATCAACAAGAATTCCTTGGCGAACCAACTTGCAACAACTTTAACCAATGAATAAATTGAAGTTAAAACACAAATTAAgacattaaaaactaattaattatagaaCTAATAAAACTGATGCCGAGGAAGAGAACGCTGGAAATGAGATCCGTACGTTTATTCTATAATTAGCTGGGGGTACTGCACagttgctatttattttagcACCGTTCTAGGAACTTCGTATTTTAGGCCTAGAATTTAGAAACagctttgaatttt is a window encoding:
- the LOC7480919 gene encoding uncharacterized protein LOC7480919, with protein sequence MESTAGTCRMSGRRRPLHACGVSFMEITRKAYREAKEINGPLGLVTKKLIRLASFASLLECVLRYECLFLAILSFVDDHIILALERKAEGIFPPSRYVFNKVDKLVQIVETLPAKFDSAVNKFPILIHQIPFLDWALSCAICWLNFWLSILTHWGSETTKEKEIVVDINCNNNSIEQTIVQEEDSNAIEFPNHDGNETKVCFCPISATSGSESQTGSPKVVRCTYKDALEKVVKSTNKDALEKGTGESIQNSEESTKQMIQSTVISSEETSSTEQMIQSTVSGEETSTKGETNESMKPKECIAEEETEEARASKEATGEGGDNTAVIEGNLISLPANKKLTSISKEDPILALFESAWHI